From Afipia carboxidovorans OM5, one genomic window encodes:
- a CDS encoding DUF6101 family protein yields MRRQYGLGGAQLAGSSRDLRLDPLSLPARFEARDGRADGGSRQIEINRERVVVRRMVRGMRMTLQLRMPEFLGIARRQTENAEALVLIHHDPSLSVPLFLSDDAEEIERQWSAWSETLALPQVEDEGEAAGTPAPRRRRHNVIRIRRPRFLMRRKAGHPVAETAVYRDEREIIART; encoded by the coding sequence GTGAGGCGTCAATACGGACTAGGCGGGGCCCAACTCGCCGGGTCGAGCCGCGATCTGCGGCTCGACCCCCTTTCCTTGCCAGCCCGATTTGAAGCGCGCGACGGGCGCGCCGATGGCGGGTCACGGCAGATCGAAATCAATCGCGAACGCGTCGTCGTGCGCCGCATGGTGCGCGGCATGCGCATGACGCTGCAGCTACGGATGCCGGAGTTTCTCGGCATCGCGCGGCGGCAGACCGAGAACGCGGAAGCGCTGGTGTTGATCCACCACGATCCGTCGTTGTCCGTGCCGCTGTTCCTCAGCGACGATGCCGAGGAGATCGAGCGGCAGTGGTCGGCGTGGAGCGAAACGCTGGCGTTGCCGCAGGTGGAAGATGAAGGCGAGGCCGCCGGTACACCCGCGCCTCGCCGTCGCCGCCACAACGTCATCCGCATCCGCAGGCCGCGCTTCCTGATGCGCCGCAAGGCAGGCCACCCGGTGGCGGAGACCGCCGTGTATCGCGATGAGCGCGAAATCATCGCGCGGACGTGA
- a CDS encoding DUF2076 domain-containing protein → MTPQERQLIDDLFGRLEKLEANPREPEAEAAIAQGLRRAPHAVYALVQTVLLQDEALRHATTRIEQLEAGQHPEKEGSFLDSLRDTLFGGGQASQGYAQGSTQGGSVPNVPPGTARPSWNTGQVLGNQGLGGDAPGRRDAFPDPRAAQGYGTPQSGGGGSSFLGTAAAAAAGMIGGSLLMNSLRGLGGGSQQQSFGNTGSPWSGGSSNDALARDAGINDIGKTQHGGVEDRRNEHAAYDDASSDYDDDDYDDDDDFDDGDFGSDPSDFA, encoded by the coding sequence ATGACCCCGCAAGAGCGCCAGTTGATCGACGACCTGTTCGGCCGGCTCGAAAAGCTTGAAGCCAACCCGCGCGAGCCCGAGGCCGAAGCTGCGATCGCGCAGGGCCTGCGCCGCGCGCCGCACGCGGTTTACGCGCTGGTGCAGACCGTCCTCCTGCAGGACGAGGCGCTGCGCCATGCCACCACGCGGATCGAGCAGCTCGAGGCCGGGCAGCATCCGGAGAAGGAAGGCAGCTTCCTTGATTCGCTGCGCGACACGCTGTTCGGCGGCGGACAGGCGTCGCAAGGTTACGCGCAGGGCTCTACGCAAGGCGGTTCAGTGCCGAACGTGCCGCCCGGCACCGCGCGCCCGTCATGGAACACTGGACAGGTGCTCGGCAATCAAGGGCTTGGCGGTGACGCGCCTGGCCGTCGCGACGCTTTCCCCGATCCGCGCGCGGCACAAGGCTACGGCACGCCGCAAAGCGGCGGCGGCGGTTCGTCGTTCCTCGGCACCGCGGCGGCGGCCGCGGCCGGCATGATCGGCGGCTCGCTTCTGATGAACAGCCTTCGCGGCCTTGGCGGCGGCAGCCAGCAGCAGAGCTTCGGCAACACCGGTTCACCCTGGAGCGGTGGCAGCAGCAACGATGCGCTCGCACGCGATGCCGGCATCAACGATATCGGCAAGACCCAGCACGGCGGCGTCGAGGATCGCCGTAACGAGCATGCGGCCTATGACGACGCATCGTCGGACTACGATGACGACGATTATGATGACGACGACGATTTCGACGATGGCGATTTCGGCAGCGATCCGTCCGACTTCGCGTAA
- a CDS encoding L,D-transpeptidase → MPAKIRFALVAGACLIGTSFSALAQDGHPHVVYASQSDYAPQARDVAYRDSYRDNGNLGGGFIQFLFGGGSQPEPAYREPPQGAYAPQDAYAPQTRGYRERGVEAAQPGFDPRYEKQVVDYNGKESAGTLVIDTPNKFLYLVQGNGQALRYGVGVGKPGFTWAGVKTITAKREWPDWTPPAEMLKRRPDLPRHMEGGPDNPLGARAMYLGSSLYRIHGSNEPWTIGTNVSSGCIRMRNEDVIDLYGRVKVGARVVVL, encoded by the coding sequence ATGCCTGCAAAAATCCGCTTCGCCCTTGTTGCCGGCGCGTGCCTGATCGGCACGAGCTTTTCCGCACTCGCGCAGGACGGCCATCCTCACGTCGTCTACGCCTCGCAATCCGATTACGCCCCGCAAGCCCGCGACGTTGCCTATCGCGATTCCTATCGTGACAATGGCAATCTCGGCGGCGGCTTCATCCAGTTCCTGTTCGGCGGCGGATCGCAGCCCGAGCCGGCCTATCGTGAACCCCCGCAGGGGGCCTATGCGCCACAGGACGCTTACGCGCCGCAGACGCGCGGCTATCGCGAGCGCGGCGTTGAAGCGGCGCAGCCGGGGTTCGACCCGCGTTATGAGAAGCAGGTGGTCGATTACAACGGCAAGGAATCGGCCGGCACGCTGGTGATCGATACGCCGAACAAGTTTCTCTATCTCGTGCAGGGCAACGGCCAGGCGCTGCGCTACGGCGTCGGCGTCGGCAAACCGGGCTTCACCTGGGCGGGTGTGAAAACCATCACCGCCAAGCGCGAGTGGCCGGACTGGACCCCGCCCGCGGAAATGCTGAAACGTCGCCCCGATCTGCCGCGTCACATGGAAGGCGGGCCGGACAATCCGCTCGGCGCCCGCGCAATGTATCTCGGATCGTCGCTCTATCGTATCCACGGCTCGAACGAGCCTTGGACGATCGGCACTAACGTCTCCTCGGGCTGCATCCGCATGCGCAATGAGGACGTCATCGATCTCTACGGCCGCGTCAAGGTCGGTGCTCGCGTGGTGGTGCTCTAA
- a CDS encoding ChbG/HpnK family deacetylase has product MSETRRITLCADDYGISDGVNRAIRDLIAQRRLNATSVMVVGPAIGREDADALRAVVDNNCEIGLHVTLTAPFSPLTMHYRPLDGGMFWPLQRLLRGALLRRIDADFVESEVKAQITLFRDLFGAPPAYLDGHQHVQLFPGIRDGFIRAARETAPDAWARQCRRAQASSRLGNPKAILLDTLSTTFRKRCAASGLPTNTAFAGAYDFRKLPDFGSLMRSFLASLPEGGLVMCHPGFVDDTLRALDPLTDQRAREHAYLASEDFPRLLAELQVSLAKA; this is encoded by the coding sequence GTGAGCGAGACGCGCCGCATCACGCTGTGCGCCGACGATTACGGCATCAGCGACGGCGTCAACCGCGCAATCCGCGACCTGATCGCGCAGCGCCGCCTCAACGCGACCTCGGTGATGGTGGTCGGCCCTGCCATCGGCCGCGAGGATGCGGATGCGCTGCGCGCTGTCGTGGACAATAATTGCGAGATCGGCCTGCACGTCACCCTCACCGCGCCGTTCTCGCCGCTGACGATGCATTATCGCCCGCTCGACGGTGGCATGTTCTGGCCGTTGCAGCGGCTGCTGCGCGGCGCGCTGCTGCGGCGGATCGATGCCGACTTCGTCGAGTCCGAGGTCAAGGCGCAGATCACACTGTTCCGCGACCTGTTCGGCGCGCCGCCCGCCTATCTCGACGGCCACCAGCACGTTCAACTGTTTCCGGGAATCCGCGACGGCTTCATCCGCGCCGCACGGGAGACTGCGCCGGACGCGTGGGCGCGGCAGTGCCGCCGCGCGCAGGCGTCCTCCCGTCTTGGCAACCCCAAGGCAATCCTGCTCGACACGCTGAGCACGACCTTCCGCAAGCGCTGTGCCGCGAGCGGGCTTCCCACCAACACGGCGTTTGCGGGTGCCTATGATTTTCGCAAGCTGCCGGATTTCGGCTCGCTGATGCGCAGCTTCCTCGCCTCGCTGCCGGAGGGCGGGCTTGTGATGTGCCACCCCGGTTTCGTCGATGACACCTTGCGGGCGCTCGACCCGTTGACCGACCAGCGCGCGCGCGAACACGCCTATCTCGCCAGTGAGGATTTTCCCCGGCTGCTGGCCGAGCTTCAGGTCAGCCTCGCGAAAGCGTGA
- a CDS encoding TonB-dependent receptor, translating to MIRTASLLGCVALTVLPTSEATAQTELPAITVADTKPTRKKRPKPVRRPPVQPQAAAIPAPVPPGETTPPPPIPPIPPTFASQSQTTNAQILSRGGASLGDTLGTTAGVSATSFSPVASRPVIRGLGGFRVRTQENGIGSADMANLGEDHAVTIDPLTAGNVEVIRGPGTLRYGSQAIGGVVSATTGRIPTAVPANGVAFEARGGLNSVSRGADGAVLLDAGGGNFAIHADAFARQAGDYRIPGGVQENSSYRSDGHAVGGSYIFDSGFIGVAYQEMAMTYFIPGIDSAKVKNHIDLHQSKWTSRGEWRIGEYGLDAIRYWFGATDYKHNEINGVGAAAQIGSRFKNEELESRVEVSHLPFMTALGEWRGTAGMQWGQRNLSVAGATEPLLALAKARNIAAFAFEELQLTHALRAQAAVRIERTQIDGTGAQFPASFLPPPDQPILFPVDRSFMPVSVSTGLLYELPSDIVARVTLQHVERAPDPIEMFYKGPHDTPRTFEIGDPNMKLEKADTVEIGISRKRGATRFDASIYASRYRNFIFKNFTGVRCNETFASCGTPGASYDQIIYSQRDARFVGGEIEIEHDVARLWNGVWGLGGQYDIVHATFADGGYVPKIPPQRLGGSIFYRDADWSARVSLLHAFAQTHLGAFETPTPGFNLLNAELSHTHKFVKAGLPVTLTVGLKGENLLNADIRLHQSYKKDEVLQPGRNVRLFASMKF from the coding sequence ATGATCCGAACCGCCAGCCTGCTGGGATGCGTCGCCCTGACGGTCCTCCCCACGTCCGAGGCCACCGCGCAGACGGAGCTTCCGGCCATTACGGTGGCGGACACCAAACCCACCCGGAAGAAACGGCCCAAGCCGGTCCGGCGGCCGCCCGTCCAGCCTCAGGCCGCGGCAATCCCTGCGCCCGTTCCGCCCGGCGAGACCACCCCACCTCCACCGATCCCGCCGATACCTCCGACCTTCGCCTCCCAATCACAGACAACAAACGCGCAGATCCTCAGCCGCGGCGGGGCGTCGCTCGGCGACACGCTCGGAACCACCGCCGGCGTGTCGGCCACCTCGTTCTCACCGGTCGCGAGCCGGCCGGTCATTCGCGGGCTTGGCGGCTTTCGCGTGCGCACGCAGGAAAACGGCATCGGCTCCGCCGACATGGCCAATCTCGGCGAGGACCATGCCGTCACCATCGATCCGCTGACCGCGGGAAACGTGGAGGTCATTCGCGGGCCCGGCACGTTGCGTTACGGCTCGCAGGCGATCGGCGGTGTCGTCAGCGCCACCACCGGCCGCATTCCCACCGCGGTCCCTGCGAACGGCGTTGCCTTTGAAGCGCGCGGCGGCCTCAACAGCGTCAGCCGCGGCGCGGACGGCGCGGTGCTGCTCGATGCCGGCGGCGGCAATTTTGCGATCCACGCCGACGCGTTTGCGCGGCAGGCCGGCGACTACCGCATTCCCGGCGGCGTGCAGGAAAATTCAAGCTACCGCTCGGACGGACACGCTGTCGGCGGCTCCTACATCTTCGACAGCGGCTTCATTGGCGTCGCCTATCAGGAGATGGCGATGACCTATTTCATTCCGGGGATCGATTCCGCGAAGGTGAAAAACCACATCGACCTCCATCAGTCCAAATGGACGAGCCGCGGCGAGTGGCGCATCGGCGAATACGGCCTCGACGCCATCCGCTACTGGTTCGGCGCCACCGATTACAAGCACAACGAGATCAACGGCGTCGGCGCGGCCGCGCAGATCGGCTCGCGATTCAAGAACGAGGAACTGGAATCCCGCGTCGAGGTCAGCCACCTGCCGTTCATGACGGCGCTTGGCGAGTGGCGCGGCACCGCCGGCATGCAATGGGGCCAGCGCAATCTCTCCGTTGCCGGCGCGACCGAGCCGCTGCTCGCGCTCGCCAAAGCCCGCAACATCGCGGCTTTCGCGTTTGAAGAACTGCAACTCACCCACGCGTTGCGCGCGCAGGCTGCGGTTCGTATCGAGCGAACGCAGATCGACGGCACCGGCGCGCAGTTTCCCGCATCGTTTTTGCCGCCGCCCGATCAACCGATATTATTTCCTGTCGACCGCAGCTTCATGCCGGTCAGCGTCAGCACCGGCCTGCTTTACGAATTGCCGTCCGACATCGTGGCGCGCGTGACGCTGCAGCATGTCGAGCGCGCGCCCGACCCGATCGAGATGTTCTACAAGGGCCCGCACGACACCCCGCGCACGTTCGAGATCGGCGATCCGAATATGAAACTGGAAAAAGCCGACACCGTCGAGATCGGCATCTCGCGCAAGCGTGGCGCGACGCGGTTCGATGCCTCGATCTACGCGTCGCGCTATCGGAATTTCATCTTCAAGAATTTCACCGGCGTTCGCTGCAACGAGACCTTCGCCTCCTGCGGCACGCCGGGCGCGAGCTACGACCAGATCATCTATTCGCAGCGCGATGCGCGGTTCGTCGGCGGCGAGATCGAGATCGAGCACGATGTCGCGCGGCTCTGGAACGGCGTGTGGGGCCTCGGCGGGCAATACGACATCGTTCACGCCACATTCGCCGATGGCGGCTACGTGCCGAAAATTCCGCCGCAGCGCCTCGGCGGCAGTATCTTCTATCGCGACGCGGACTGGAGCGCGCGCGTGAGCCTGCTGCACGCGTTCGCGCAGACCCATCTCGGCGCCTTCGAGACACCGACGCCTGGCTTCAACCTCTTGAACGCCGAACTGAGCCACACCCATAAATTCGTCAAAGCGGGGCTGCCAGTCACCCTGACGGTCGGCCTCAAGGGCGAGAACCTGCTCAACGCCGACATCCGGCTACACCAGTCCTACAAGAAGGACGAGGTGCTGCAGCCGGGGCGAAACGTGCGCCTGTTCGCCTCCATGAAGTTCTGA
- a CDS encoding glycosyltransferase family 2 protein produces the protein MSVSDVSVSIRDRLPAAARGLSIVVPLLNEAPGLTLLHERLSTLADRLKERYGIACEAIYVDDGSTDETLTVARDLPAAKLDVQVVSLSRNFGKEAALMAGLDHARFGAVLFMDGDGQHSPDLAEELVRHWIEGGYDVVYTAKAHRQNESMLRRLAVHNFYSLVNWGARQKIPEDAGDFRLLSPRAAKALRMMPERNRFFKGLTSWIGFRQKRIDYEPEPRAHGTTTFNARRLLGLSIEGITSFSVAPLRMASMLGMLIALLALLFGLSILWETFTTGKSVPGYPSVIVGMMTLGGVQLIVIGVLGEYIGKILSELKARPIYFVAEQTLRTANEATAPDGAVSPSHTADPA, from the coding sequence ATGTCCGTGTCCGACGTTTCCGTCTCCATTCGCGACCGGCTGCCCGCCGCGGCGCGCGGGCTGTCCATCGTTGTGCCGTTGCTCAACGAAGCGCCCGGGCTGACGCTGCTGCACGAGCGGCTCTCGACGCTCGCGGATCGTCTCAAGGAACGCTACGGGATCGCCTGCGAAGCGATCTATGTCGATGACGGCTCGACCGACGAGACACTCACGGTCGCGCGCGATCTGCCCGCAGCGAAGCTCGACGTGCAGGTGGTGTCGCTGTCGCGCAATTTCGGCAAGGAGGCCGCGCTGATGGCGGGCCTCGACCATGCCCGCTTCGGCGCCGTGCTGTTCATGGATGGCGACGGCCAGCATTCGCCCGACCTTGCGGAAGAACTGGTGCGCCACTGGATCGAGGGCGGCTACGATGTCGTCTACACCGCGAAGGCGCACCGCCAAAACGAATCCATGCTGCGGCGCCTCGCCGTGCATAATTTCTATTCGCTGGTGAACTGGGGCGCGCGCCAGAAGATTCCTGAAGATGCCGGCGACTTCCGCCTCTTGTCGCCGCGCGCAGCCAAGGCGCTGCGGATGATGCCGGAGCGCAACCGCTTCTTCAAAGGCCTGACAAGCTGGATCGGTTTCCGCCAGAAGCGCATCGATTACGAACCGGAGCCGCGCGCCCACGGCACCACGACGTTCAACGCCCGCCGCCTGCTCGGCCTGTCGATCGAGGGCATCACTTCGTTCTCGGTCGCGCCGCTGCGGATGGCAAGCATGCTCGGGATGCTGATCGCGCTGCTCGCGCTGCTGTTCGGCCTGTCGATCCTGTGGGAGACCTTCACCACCGGCAAGTCGGTGCCGGGCTATCCGTCCGTGATCGTCGGCATGATGACGCTCGGCGGCGTGCAGCTCATCGTCATCGGCGTGCTCGGCGAATATATCGGCAAGATCCTTTCCGAACTGAAAGCACGGCCGATTTATTTCGTCGCCGAGCAGACGCTGCGCACCGCGAATGAAGCGACCGCGCCGGATGGCGCAGTGTCTCCTTCGCATACGGCGGACCCCGCGTGA
- a CDS encoding 16S rRNA (uracil(1498)-N(3))-methyltransferase codes for MTQRDFKSPRLFVDAPLGAGREVALAREQGHYLGNVLRLSASDTVLVFNGRDGEWRAQITGRKRLEQLTPLEQTRPQDPPCDLHLLFAPLKHARLDYMVQKAVEMGASRLTPTLTQFTQVSRINLERMRANAIEAAEQCGILNLPEIDEPLPLTGRLAERDGKRLLVFCDEAAPQASPLAALKEAANDGGLDVLIGPEGGFSEDERAALLAQPRLVRLSLGPRILRADTAAVAALALVQAALGDWT; via the coding sequence ATGACGCAGCGCGATTTCAAAAGCCCCCGCCTGTTCGTGGACGCCCCGCTCGGAGCTGGCCGCGAGGTCGCGCTCGCACGCGAGCAGGGCCATTACCTCGGCAATGTGCTGCGGCTTTCCGCGAGCGACACCGTTCTGGTGTTCAACGGCCGCGACGGCGAATGGCGCGCGCAGATCACGGGCCGCAAGCGGCTTGAACAGCTCACGCCGCTTGAACAGACCCGGCCGCAGGACCCGCCTTGCGACCTGCATCTTCTGTTCGCACCGCTGAAGCATGCGCGGCTCGATTACATGGTGCAGAAGGCGGTGGAGATGGGCGCAAGCCGCCTCACGCCGACGCTGACGCAATTCACCCAGGTCTCGCGCATCAATCTTGAGCGGATGCGCGCCAATGCCATCGAGGCGGCCGAACAATGCGGCATTCTCAATCTGCCGGAGATCGACGAGCCTTTGCCGCTGACCGGCCGCCTCGCGGAGCGTGACGGAAAGCGCCTTCTTGTTTTCTGCGACGAAGCCGCGCCGCAGGCGAGCCCGCTTGCGGCCCTGAAAGAAGCCGCAAACGACGGCGGCCTCGACGTGCTGATCGGCCCCGAAGGCGGCTTCTCGGAGGACGAGCGCGCGGCGCTACTCGCCCAGCCCCGCCTCGTCCGCCTCTCGCTCGGCCCGCGCATTCTGCGGGCGGACACCGCCGCCGTGGCGGCGCTCGCTTTGGTGCAGGCCGCGCTCGGCGACTGGACCTAG
- the hisG gene encoding ATP phosphoribosyltransferase, which produces MTTPFVLAVPSKGRLQENADAFFGRAGLTLAKPRGARDYRGTITGLDNVEIAYLSASEIAAQLARGQVHLGITGEDLVRETIADADKRVMLIEGLGFGYANVVVAVPQAWIDVRTMADLDDVATSFRVKHNRRMRVATKYINLTRHFFALHGIVDYRIVESAGATEGAPASGAAELIVDITTTGATLAANGLKMLDDGMMLRSQANLVASRAADWTPEARETARVILDHIASRARAAKYKEVRTCLPGCDAALLSEIEQHFGALAPFGTPPAGGILTLHCPPAQLYPLGTLLRARGAETVSIGSLDYVMARDNPLFSRLEAFLGA; this is translated from the coding sequence ATGACGACCCCGTTCGTTCTCGCCGTGCCCTCCAAGGGCCGGCTTCAGGAAAACGCCGACGCCTTCTTCGGCCGCGCGGGCCTCACGCTCGCGAAACCTCGCGGTGCGCGCGACTATCGCGGCACCATCACGGGACTCGACAATGTCGAGATCGCCTATCTTTCCGCCAGCGAGATCGCGGCGCAGTTGGCGCGCGGGCAGGTCCACCTCGGCATCACCGGCGAGGACCTCGTGCGCGAGACCATCGCCGACGCCGACAAGCGCGTGATGCTGATCGAGGGCCTCGGCTTCGGTTACGCCAACGTCGTGGTTGCGGTGCCGCAGGCGTGGATCGACGTGCGCACCATGGCCGACCTCGACGACGTCGCGACCTCGTTCCGGGTCAAGCACAACCGCCGCATGCGCGTTGCGACCAAATACATCAACCTGACGCGCCACTTCTTCGCGCTGCACGGCATTGTCGACTATCGCATCGTGGAGAGCGCCGGTGCGACCGAAGGCGCGCCTGCCAGCGGCGCGGCCGAGCTGATCGTCGACATCACCACCACCGGCGCAACACTCGCGGCGAACGGGCTGAAAATGCTCGACGACGGCATGATGCTGCGCAGCCAGGCCAACCTCGTTGCCTCACGTGCTGCCGACTGGACGCCGGAGGCGCGCGAGACCGCACGCGTGATCCTCGACCACATCGCCTCGCGTGCCCGTGCGGCGAAGTACAAGGAAGTCCGCACCTGCCTTCCGGGCTGCGACGCCGCGCTGCTGTCCGAGATCGAACAGCATTTCGGCGCGCTCGCGCCGTTCGGCACGCCACCCGCCGGTGGCATCCTGACGCTGCACTGCCCGCCGGCGCAGCTTTATCCGCTCGGCACGCTCTTGCGCGCGCGCGGCGCGGAGACGGTGAGCATCGGCTCGCTCGACTACGTGATGGCGCGCGACAATCCGCTGTTCTCGCGGCTCGAAGCTTTTCTCGGAGCGTGA
- a CDS encoding ATP phosphoribosyltransferase regulatory subunit — protein MNTPLASPMPGSATRADALLSAFAGAGYQQAAPAILQPAEPFLDLSGEDIRKNLYLTSDANGEDLCLRPDLTIPVARDYLASQGAGEVRNFYYLGPVFRFRGGKPSEFLQAGVESFGRDDRAAADAEMMALALEATSAFGVSNIEIRSGDVALFLALIDALKLAPVWRRRLIKCFSRKTSIAREVEGLTQNDGSSDYEGVLAALAGSDRKAALALVTDLMSIAGTENVGGRTTAEIADRFLEQSTLKGGTLSRETLTLIERFLAIAGEPDEALAQLRSLAADAKLDLNAALDAFESRTGFMAARGIDTGKIAFSTSFGRGVDYYTGFEFEIRRSNNGSEPLVGGGRYDGLLTRLGATLPIPAVGFSVWIDALAKAGDSTGDAA, from the coding sequence ATGAATACCCCCCTCGCCTCGCCCATGCCCGGGTCCGCCACTCGGGCGGATGCCCTGCTGTCGGCGTTTGCCGGCGCCGGCTACCAGCAGGCCGCGCCCGCGATCCTGCAGCCGGCCGAGCCGTTTCTCGACCTCTCCGGCGAGGATATCCGCAAGAACCTGTATCTGACGAGCGACGCCAACGGCGAGGACCTCTGCCTGCGCCCCGACCTCACCATTCCGGTGGCGCGCGACTATCTCGCCTCGCAAGGCGCCGGCGAGGTGCGAAACTTCTACTACCTCGGCCCGGTGTTCCGCTTCCGCGGCGGCAAGCCAAGCGAATTCCTGCAGGCGGGCGTGGAATCATTCGGCCGCGACGACCGCGCTGCCGCCGATGCCGAGATGATGGCGCTGGCGCTCGAGGCGACCTCGGCGTTTGGCGTGAGCAATATCGAAATCCGCAGCGGCGACGTCGCGCTGTTTCTGGCGCTGATCGATGCCTTGAAGCTGGCACCGGTGTGGCGGCGCCGACTGATCAAATGCTTCAGTCGCAAAACGAGTATCGCCCGCGAGGTCGAAGGCCTCACGCAAAATGACGGATCGAGCGATTATGAAGGCGTGCTTGCGGCACTCGCAGGCTCCGACCGCAAGGCGGCGCTGGCGCTCGTCACCGACCTGATGTCGATCGCGGGCACCGAGAATGTCGGCGGCCGCACCACCGCGGAAATCGCCGACCGTTTTCTCGAGCAATCGACGCTGAAGGGCGGCACGCTGTCGCGCGAGACGCTGACGCTGATCGAGCGCTTCCTTGCGATTGCCGGCGAACCCGACGAGGCGCTGGCGCAACTGCGCAGCCTCGCCGCCGACGCAAAACTCGACCTCAACGCCGCGCTCGATGCGTTCGAGAGCCGCACCGGCTTCATGGCCGCGCGCGGCATCGACACCGGCAAGATCGCATTCTCGACCTCGTTCGGTCGCGGCGTCGATTACTACACCGGTTTCGAATTCGAGATCCGGCGCAGCAACAATGGCAGCGAACCGCTGGTTGGCGGCGGCCGCTACGACGGCCTGCTGACGCGGCTCGGGGCCACGCTGCCAATTCCGGCGGTCGGCTTCTCGGTGTGGATCGACGCGCTCGCCAAAGCCGGGGACTCGACGGGAGACGCCGCATGA
- the ubiA gene encoding 4-hydroxybenzoate octaprenyltransferase, translating to MTDFSAPVADATANWVDTHAPLWARPYLRLARMDRPIGAWLLLMPCLWSAALAAGVARDLSHLPVTLVLFAIGALVMRGAGCTWNDITDRDLDGRVERTRSRPIPAGQVTVEQAVAFLGLQLLIGLVVLLQFNWFAVATGVASLIIVAVYPFMKRVTYWPQAVLGLAFSWGALMGFAAILARIDAAALWLYAGSIAWVIGYDTIYAHQDTDDDALIGVKSTALLFGENTQCWLALFYGLAVVLVALALWQGGAGLAGYLGLAAFAAHLGSQVVRLRITDSPLCLRLFRSNRDAGLVLFAGLLVDAIVRASV from the coding sequence ATGACTGATTTCAGCGCACCGGTGGCCGATGCAACGGCGAACTGGGTCGATACCCACGCGCCGCTATGGGCGCGGCCCTATCTGCGGCTGGCGCGGATGGACCGGCCGATCGGAGCTTGGCTTCTTTTGATGCCGTGCCTGTGGTCGGCGGCACTCGCGGCAGGCGTGGCGCGCGATCTCTCGCATCTTCCCGTGACGCTGGTTCTGTTTGCGATCGGCGCGCTGGTGATGCGCGGCGCGGGCTGCACCTGGAACGACATCACCGACCGCGATCTCGACGGCCGGGTGGAGCGCACCCGCTCGCGGCCGATCCCTGCGGGACAGGTGACGGTGGAACAGGCCGTCGCCTTTCTCGGCCTGCAACTCCTGATCGGGCTTGTCGTCCTGCTGCAATTCAACTGGTTCGCGGTGGCGACCGGTGTCGCCTCGCTGATTATCGTCGCGGTCTATCCGTTCATGAAGCGCGTCACCTACTGGCCGCAGGCGGTGCTTGGCCTCGCGTTCTCATGGGGTGCGCTGATGGGTTTTGCCGCGATCCTGGCGCGGATCGATGCGGCTGCGCTCTGGCTCTACGCAGGCTCGATCGCCTGGGTGATCGGATACGATACGATCTACGCCCATCAGGACACCGACGACGATGCACTGATCGGCGTGAAATCAACCGCGCTGCTGTTCGGAGAAAATACGCAATGCTGGCTCGCGCTGTTCTATGGGCTCGCAGTGGTGCTGGTCGCTCTCGCGCTATGGCAGGGCGGTGCGGGGCTTGCCGGTTATCTCGGGCTTGCGGCGTTCGCGGCGCATCTCGGCTCGCAGGTCGTGCGGCTGCGGATCACCGACTCGCCGCTATGCCTGCGGCTATTCCGCAGCAACCGCGACGCCGGGCTCGTGCTGTTCGCGGGCCTGCTGGTCGACGCCATCGTGCGCGCCTCGGTTTAA